In Methanocella paludicola SANAE, the sequence GCAAGGAGATCTAATATGAACGTGAGCGATCGCGAGCTAAGGGTAAAGCCGATCAACAACGGCACCGTCATCGACCACATCGAGTCGGGGCAGGCGCTCAACGTGCTAAAGATCTTAGGCATCGGCAGCCACTCCAAAACAGTTGTAAGCCTGCTCATGAACGTGCCCAGCGGCGCCATGGGCGCCAAGGACGTGGTCAAGGTCGAGGGAAGAGAGCTCGACCCCGAGGAGGTCGATACCATCGCCCTCATCTCCCCCAGGGCCACCATCAACATCATCCGCAATTACGAGGTCGCCGAGAAGTTCCGGGTGGGCATGCCCAGGAAAGTCGTGGGTATCATCAAGTGCGGCAACCCGAACTGCATTTCTAACAGTAACGAGCCCGTGAGCTCGAAGTTCATGGTCGAGTCGGCGGACCCCGTGCTTTTACGGTGCTCCTATTGCGAGTTCGTGCTCGATAAGAACATCGCCGATAATTTATTGTAGTGATAGACATGAGCGAGGATATCGTGAAAAAGCTGGCGAGCGGCGAGCTGAAGCTCCACCAGGCCGACGAGCATTCTACGTCCCGCAGGGAGGCCGTCGACATGCGGCGGGAGGCCGTGAGCATGCTTACCGGCGCCGATCTTTCTAACATCGGCAAATACTCATACGACCCCGAGGTCGCCACCAGGAAGAACATCGAGAACGCCATCGGCGCCGTCCAGATACCATTAGGCATCGCCGGCCCGATCACCATCCATGGCGACTACGCGAAGGGCGACTTTTACCTGCCCCTGGCCACGACGGAGGGCGCCCTGGTGGCCAGCGTGAACCGGGGCTGCTCGGTGTGCCGGGCCGCCGGGGGCGTGACCGTGGCGGTCATGCAGGACGAGATGACCCGGGCCCCCGTGGTCAAGGCGAAAGACCTTAAAGAGGCGAAGCGCCTGGCGGACGCGGTAAAGACGCCCGAGATGTTCGCCGAGATGAGGGCCGTCGTGGGCACGACCACCAGGCACGGCGAGCTCCTCAGGGTCGACCCCTACGTCGTGGGAAGGAGCGTGTTCCTGCGGATGGCGTTCGACACGAAGGACGCCATGGGCATGAACATGGTGACCATCGCCTCCGATAAAGTGATGCGGGAGCTCGAGAAGAAGTTCGACGTGAAGCTCGTGGCGCTGTCCAGCAACATGTGCACCGACAAGAAGCCCGCGGCCATCAACGTCATCGAGGGGAGGGGAAGGACCACCGTTGCGGAGGTCATCGTTCCCCGCGAGGTCGTCCTGGAGAGGCTCAAGGCGGCGCCGGAGGACATGTGCGACGTGAACTACCGGAAGAATTTCCTGGGAAGCGCCCGGGCGGTGTCGTTCGGCTTCAACGCCCAGGTGGCCAACGTCATCGCGGCCATGTACATCGCCTGCGGCCAGGACCCGGCGCACGTGGTGGAGGGGAGCAATGCCATCACGTCGGCCGAGATGGACGGCGACGACCTGCACTTCTCCGTGTCGTTCCCGAGCCTGCCCATGGGCACGGTCGGCGGGGGCACGGGCCTGGCCACGCAGAGCGAGTGCCTGAATTTATTAGGCGTGAAGGGCGGCGGGACCCCGCCGGGCTCCAACGCCCGAAAGCTCGCGGAGATCGTGGCGTCCGCGGGGCTCGCAGGAGAGCTGTCGCTCCTGGGCGCGCTGGCCTCCCAGGACCTCGCTAAGGCGCACGCAAAGTACGGGCGCTGAAACTAATAAAATTTCAAAATGCCCATTTAATTTCTCGTTGATTTAATAGGGGCGTTTTACCCCTTTATTTCCTCTGGAGAATTTTATTCTGAGGGCTCATTTCCGGGCGATAGTGATGAACCCGGTATGGCCGACACGGGTGGACGGCCGGGTGCCGCGGCGGCCGACCTCGAGCTCCTGCTCGCCGACGATGATGGTATTGACCTCCGAGAAGCCCGCCTCTTCGATCGCTTTCCTGGTCTCGGCGGCCTGCTCGAAGAACGGGGAGTACGTGGCCAGGAAGCCTCCCGGCAATAGCACCCGATAGGCGCCTGCGGCCGCCCTGGCGGCGTCCTGCAAGTCCAGGGTGACCGCGTCGAACGGGCCCTCGAGCCTGCCTATCTCTTCCAGGATGTCGCCGTGGCGGACCTCCACGTTGCCCAGGCCCGCCAGCTCGACGTTCTTCTTTGCGTTGTTGGCGAACTGCTCGTTGGACTCGTAAGTGACCACTTTTTTGGCGATG encodes:
- the pyrI gene encoding aspartate carbamoyltransferase regulatory subunit, translated to MNVSDRELRVKPINNGTVIDHIESGQALNVLKILGIGSHSKTVVSLLMNVPSGAMGAKDVVKVEGRELDPEEVDTIALISPRATINIIRNYEVAEKFRVGMPRKVVGIIKCGNPNCISNSNEPVSSKFMVESADPVLLRCSYCEFVLDKNIADNLL
- a CDS encoding tRNA (adenine-N1)-methyltransferase, encoding MSSGIAPGDMVLLRAAGGREYFASAGGEKLHTDLGIVDLKKLEGMAWGSTIESHLGKPFMALKPRAPDFFKHMRRTGAPMMPKDIGAIIAYTGICPSDTVLDAGTGSGVLAVYLGTIAKKVVTYESNEQFANNAKKNVELAGLGNVEVRHGDILEEIGRLEGPFDAVTLDLQDAARAAAGAYRVLLPGGFLATYSPFFEQAAETRKAIEEAGFSEVNTIIVGEQELEVGRRGTRPSTRVGHTGFITIARK
- the hmgA gene encoding hydroxymethylglutaryl-CoA reductase (NADPH); this encodes MSEDIVKKLASGELKLHQADEHSTSRREAVDMRREAVSMLTGADLSNIGKYSYDPEVATRKNIENAIGAVQIPLGIAGPITIHGDYAKGDFYLPLATTEGALVASVNRGCSVCRAAGGVTVAVMQDEMTRAPVVKAKDLKEAKRLADAVKTPEMFAEMRAVVGTTTRHGELLRVDPYVVGRSVFLRMAFDTKDAMGMNMVTIASDKVMRELEKKFDVKLVALSSNMCTDKKPAAINVIEGRGRTTVAEVIVPREVVLERLKAAPEDMCDVNYRKNFLGSARAVSFGFNAQVANVIAAMYIACGQDPAHVVEGSNAITSAEMDGDDLHFSVSFPSLPMGTVGGGTGLATQSECLNLLGVKGGGTPPGSNARKLAEIVASAGLAGELSLLGALASQDLAKAHAKYGR